In Halobacillus amylolyticus, the following proteins share a genomic window:
- a CDS encoding nucleotidyltransferase family protein, whose product MEFQELGHYESVFGPCVTIGGKKESDNIITSRTSRDFVLTQLKDIIQNVIDGEQVSVYLFGSWAREEEKQSSDIDIALEAIHPISALKWLDLQEQVAESRFLTKWKLLTLPMQALSLPKM is encoded by the coding sequence ATGGAGTTTCAGGAGCTGGGTCATTATGAATCTGTTTTCGGTCCTTGTGTTACAATAGGAGGAAAAAAAGAGAGTGATAACATAATCACTTCTCGGACTTCTCGAGACTTTGTTTTAACACAGTTGAAAGATATTATCCAAAATGTCATAGACGGTGAGCAGGTCAGTGTTTATTTATTTGGTTCGTGGGCGAGAGAAGAAGAAAAACAAAGTTCAGATATAGATATTGCATTGGAAGCCATCCACCCAATATCTGCACTTAAATGGTTGGATTTACAGGAACAGGTGGCAGAGTCCCGATTCCTTACAAAGTGGAAATTGTTAACCTTGCCGATGCAAGCACTGAGCTTACCGAAAATGTAA
- a CDS encoding nucleotidyltransferase substrate binding protein yields MYDIEGIDLASPKSVFRSCRENKLLSDEETIDALTMANDRNLTVRTYNEAVAEKTHSKLKLYYSILSQLVERMRNRLSKGQ; encoded by the coding sequence TTGTATGATATAGAAGGGATAGATCTGGCCTCTCCTAAAAGTGTGTTTCGTAGCTGCCGAGAGAATAAGCTTCTAAGTGACGAAGAAACTATAGATGCGCTAACGATGGCAAATGATCGTAACCTCACTGTACGTACATATAATGAAGCAGTGGCTGAAAAGACTCATTCTAAATTGAAGCTTTATTATTCTATTTTGTCTCAATTAGTAGAAAGAATGCGGAATAGGCTAAGTAAGGGACAGTGA
- a CDS encoding ROK family transcriptional regulator yields the protein MSSYQQSIKSQNKIEILQTIIDHAPLSRTSIAKKLGMAKGTVSSLSTELIDNEIIYEYGPGSSSGGRRPVMLLFNEKAAYSIGINVGVNYILGVLTNLNGEMVAEQRQSISVYDLAQVLPIIIKTIQRLIEDAPSSPYGIIGIGVGVPGIVNHQGTVLFAPNLGWENVHLKGELENTFDIPVTVENEANAGAYGEKKYSSSSSMSNNIVYVSAGIGIGVGLIIDGKIYRGEEGYSGELGHMMIDIDGRKCSCGSQGCWEMYASEKALLLEAEKTLGPSKGLSLESLIQEAETNPEIKVLFEKIGDYLGAGVSNILNIFNPKKVVIGNRLALAKNLLNEPVRKAINRNTLDFHKQEVEITFSSLTPYSTSLGTSRFMVEKFITTTF from the coding sequence ATGTCTTCGTATCAACAATCCATTAAATCGCAAAATAAGATTGAAATATTGCAAACCATCATTGACCATGCCCCTCTATCTCGTACGTCTATAGCTAAGAAACTAGGAATGGCTAAAGGTACAGTATCTTCTTTGTCGACAGAGTTAATTGATAACGAGATTATATATGAGTATGGACCAGGGTCTTCAAGCGGTGGAAGAAGACCCGTTATGCTGCTTTTTAACGAAAAAGCAGCATACTCAATTGGGATCAATGTAGGGGTGAATTATATTTTAGGTGTATTAACAAATTTAAATGGAGAAATGGTAGCCGAACAAAGACAGAGTATTTCGGTGTATGACCTGGCACAGGTGCTTCCCATCATCATTAAGACGATACAAAGGTTAATAGAAGATGCCCCCTCCTCCCCTTATGGAATTATCGGGATTGGTGTAGGTGTTCCAGGAATTGTTAATCATCAAGGGACGGTTCTGTTCGCCCCAAACTTGGGATGGGAAAATGTTCATTTAAAGGGTGAGTTAGAGAATACATTTGATATCCCTGTAACGGTTGAGAATGAAGCGAATGCGGGCGCCTATGGAGAAAAGAAATATAGCTCTTCCTCTTCCATGTCAAATAACATCGTCTACGTAAGTGCCGGGATTGGCATAGGTGTGGGTCTGATTATTGATGGAAAGATCTATAGAGGTGAAGAAGGATATTCCGGGGAGCTAGGACATATGATGATCGACATCGACGGCAGGAAATGTTCCTGTGGAAGTCAAGGCTGCTGGGAAATGTATGCTTCTGAAAAAGCTTTATTATTAGAAGCTGAAAAGACTCTGGGCCCGTCTAAGGGACTTAGTCTAGAATCCCTCATCCAGGAGGCTGAAACAAACCCTGAGATAAAGGTTCTATTCGAGAAAATCGGTGATTACCTCGGTGCAGGAGTAAGTAATATTTTAAATATATTTAATCCCAAGAAAGTGGTTATCGGAAATCGCTTGGCACTGGCTAAAAACCTATTAAACGAACCTGTCAGGAAGGCGATTAACCGAAACACATTAGACTTTCATAAACAGGAAGTAGAAATAACATTTTCTTCTTTAACCCCTTATTCTACTTCATTAGGAACTTCCCGCTTTATGGTTGAAAAATTTATCACAACAACATTTTAA
- a CDS encoding glycoside hydrolase family 43 protein: MSKILNPILTGFNPDPCICRAGEDYYIAVSTFEWFPGVGIYHSKDLKNWRLVSRPLNRLNQLNMKGNPDSGGIWAPALSYHDGQFWLIYTDVKVVDGQWKDSHNYLVTCESIDGDWSDPIYLNSSGFDPSLFHDEDGKKYLVNMVWDHRVGHHNFYGISLQEYSPSQQKLVGRPEIIFKGTDVKLTEAPHIYKMNDYYYLLTAEGGTKFEHQATIARSNSLKGPYEVHPDNPLITTWPYPRNPLQKAGHASIVHTHTDEWFLVHLTGRPLPKETDALLDPRGYCPLGRETAIQRLEWNSDWPYVVGGNQPSSEIEGPMIEEVQWDKGYDEKDDFNSNKLNNHFQSLRIPLDNEIVSLEERPSHLRIYGRESLTSRFIQAFVARRWQHFQFYAETKVSFEPNTFQQAAGLVNYYNTKNWTALQITWDEELNSRIVDLTTCDHFSFDQPLANKIQIPEHVEYVYLRVDVNTTTYTYSYSFDGKTWNEIPISFNAYKLSDDYVEGGGFFTGAFVGMQCQDTSGQNQYADFDYFLYKDSSPI, from the coding sequence ATGTCTAAAATTTTAAACCCAATTTTAACTGGATTTAATCCAGATCCGTGTATTTGTCGTGCAGGAGAAGATTATTATATTGCCGTATCCACTTTTGAGTGGTTTCCTGGAGTAGGAATCTACCATTCCAAAGACTTGAAAAATTGGCGTTTAGTTTCTAGGCCATTAAACCGTTTAAACCAATTGAACATGAAAGGCAATCCTGATTCTGGTGGAATCTGGGCCCCGGCTTTATCTTATCATGACGGACAATTTTGGCTCATTTATACAGATGTTAAAGTCGTCGATGGTCAATGGAAAGATTCTCATAATTATCTCGTTACATGTGAAAGTATCGACGGGGATTGGTCTGATCCTATCTACCTTAATAGTTCCGGGTTTGATCCTTCCCTGTTTCACGATGAAGACGGAAAGAAATACTTAGTTAATATGGTCTGGGATCACCGCGTTGGTCATCACAACTTTTATGGGATCAGCCTCCAGGAATATAGCCCTTCTCAGCAAAAATTAGTAGGACGACCGGAAATCATCTTTAAGGGAACAGATGTGAAGCTCACTGAAGCTCCACATATCTACAAGATGAACGACTATTATTACCTTTTGACGGCTGAAGGCGGGACGAAATTTGAACATCAGGCGACCATTGCACGATCCAACAGCCTCAAAGGTCCCTATGAGGTTCATCCAGATAACCCACTTATAACAACCTGGCCTTACCCACGTAACCCATTACAAAAAGCAGGACACGCTTCCATTGTCCATACTCATACAGACGAATGGTTTCTTGTTCATCTCACAGGCCGCCCCCTACCTAAAGAAACAGACGCTCTTTTAGATCCACGGGGTTATTGCCCACTAGGGAGAGAGACAGCAATCCAACGCCTGGAATGGAATAGTGATTGGCCTTATGTAGTAGGGGGAAATCAACCTTCTTCTGAGATAGAAGGCCCCATGATAGAGGAAGTACAATGGGATAAAGGCTATGATGAAAAGGATGACTTTAATTCAAATAAATTGAATAACCATTTCCAATCACTACGCATCCCTTTGGATAACGAGATAGTATCTCTCGAAGAACGTCCAAGTCATTTAAGAATTTACGGGAGGGAGTCGCTAACTTCCCGATTCATCCAAGCCTTTGTTGCTCGCAGATGGCAGCACTTCCAGTTCTATGCCGAAACTAAAGTATCCTTTGAGCCCAATACGTTTCAACAGGCAGCTGGCCTAGTAAACTATTATAATACAAAAAATTGGACAGCTCTTCAAATTACTTGGGACGAGGAGTTAAATTCAAGAATAGTAGACCTGACAACTTGCGATCATTTTTCTTTTGACCAGCCTCTTGCTAATAAAATTCAAATTCCGGAGCATGTTGAATACGTTTATTTAAGAGTAGATGTCAACACAACAACCTATACTTATTCCTATTCATTCGATGGTAAAACGTGGAACGAGATTCCGATCTCCTTCAACGCCTATAAACTGTCGGATGATTACGTGGAAGGTGGAGGGTTCTTCACTGGAGCTTTTGTAGGAATGCAGTGCCAAGACACCTCTGGGCAAAACCAGTATGCTGACTTCGATTATTTCCTATATAAAGATAGTAGTCCTATTTAA
- the xylE gene encoding D-xylose transporter XylE, translating to MKKHKRVYIVLITLVATLGGLLFGYDTAVISGAEGSLQIYFAESLDLSSLAHGLTVSSALIGCIIGGLLSGYFSTRFGRKYTLILAAALFLISALGSAYPEWLFFTYGEPSYALLFTFNLYRIIGGIGVGLASAVSPMYIGEIAPSRIRGRLVSLNQFAIIFGMLVVYFVNWGIARGQTSQWINEVGWRYMFASEAIPALLFLLLLFTVPETPRYLASQNKNGEALKVLSKIYDKSVAKSTLAEINHSFDMKKGRLFSFGVAIVVVGILLSVFQQFVGINVALYYAPRIFESMGAGRDASMFQTIIMGLVNVIFTVIAIVSVDKFGRKPLLIIGSVGMTVGMFGVAGMAYANAIGIATLIFIIIYTASFMMSWGPVVWVLISEIFPNKIRGKAVAIAVAAQWAANYLVSSTYPMMMEFSGGLTYTFYGVMSILSALFVWKFVPETKGKSLEQLEMRLKDGSAKGKFQKASGHSN from the coding sequence ATGAAAAAACATAAACGTGTTTATATCGTATTAATTACTCTTGTTGCAACGTTGGGTGGGTTATTATTTGGTTATGATACAGCGGTTATATCTGGTGCTGAAGGTTCCTTACAGATTTATTTTGCTGAAAGTTTAGATTTAAGTTCACTTGCACATGGTTTAACTGTATCAAGTGCTTTAATTGGATGTATCATCGGCGGATTATTATCCGGGTATTTTTCTACCCGGTTTGGACGTAAATATACCTTAATCTTGGCAGCCGCTTTATTTTTAATTTCGGCCTTGGGTTCTGCATATCCGGAGTGGCTGTTTTTTACTTACGGCGAACCTAGTTATGCCCTTCTTTTCACGTTTAATCTATACCGTATTATTGGTGGGATTGGTGTTGGACTCGCGTCTGCTGTTTCTCCAATGTATATTGGAGAGATTGCGCCATCACGTATTAGAGGGCGCTTAGTCTCACTGAATCAATTTGCTATTATTTTTGGTATGCTCGTTGTTTATTTTGTTAATTGGGGAATTGCCAGAGGACAAACTTCACAATGGATTAATGAAGTTGGCTGGAGGTATATGTTTGCGTCTGAGGCAATCCCAGCACTTTTATTTCTCCTACTTTTATTTACTGTGCCAGAAACACCAAGGTATTTGGCTTCCCAAAATAAAAACGGAGAGGCGCTGAAGGTTCTATCTAAAATCTATGATAAATCAGTGGCAAAATCCACTTTGGCTGAGATTAATCATTCTTTCGATATGAAAAAAGGGAGATTGTTCTCCTTTGGTGTAGCCATTGTAGTAGTTGGAATTTTGTTATCCGTCTTTCAACAGTTCGTTGGAATCAACGTGGCATTATACTACGCTCCACGTATTTTTGAAAGTATGGGCGCTGGACGCGATGCTTCGATGTTCCAAACAATTATTATGGGATTAGTTAACGTGATCTTTACGGTTATCGCGATTGTGAGTGTGGATAAATTTGGCCGAAAGCCTTTACTAATTATAGGCTCGGTTGGGATGACGGTGGGAATGTTTGGCGTAGCCGGCATGGCTTATGCCAATGCTATAGGAATCGCAACACTCATCTTCATCATTATTTATACAGCTTCTTTTATGATGTCCTGGGGTCCAGTAGTATGGGTGTTAATTTCTGAGATTTTTCCAAATAAAATTAGAGGAAAGGCTGTTGCTATTGCCGTAGCTGCACAATGGGCAGCGAATTACCTTGTTTCCTCCACGTATCCAATGATGATGGAGTTTAGCGGGGGACTAACATATACTTTTTATGGAGTTATGAGTATTCTCTCCGCGTTATTTGTGTGGAAGTTTGTCCCAGAAACAAAGGGGAAATCATTAGAACAATTAGAGATGAGATTGAAAGATGGGAGCGCGAAAGGGAAATTTCAGAAGGCATCTGGGCATTCGAATTAA
- a CDS encoding DUF2512 family protein: MKYIQALLIKFVMMTAVLWFFLGVFFGISLMDILITSIALTVVSFAIGDLLILPNIGNTTATVADMGLAFVGVWILGSFLFETPVSLGTISFFLAVAITIGEFFFHGYMKKLILHGLSSEDKASTDLFAEK; this comes from the coding sequence ATGAAATATATCCAAGCATTGCTAATAAAATTTGTAATGATGACAGCTGTATTATGGTTCTTTTTAGGAGTATTTTTTGGGATTTCCTTAATGGATATTTTAATCACAAGCATTGCATTAACCGTTGTTTCGTTTGCTATTGGCGATCTGTTGATTTTACCAAACATAGGGAATACGACAGCGACGGTGGCTGATATGGGTCTTGCCTTTGTTGGTGTCTGGATTTTAGGTTCCTTTCTATTTGAAACACCTGTGTCTTTAGGGACGATTTCATTCTTCTTGGCAGTAGCTATTACGATTGGAGAGTTCTTTTTCCATGGCTATATGAAAAAGTTGATTTTACATGGTTTATCCTCAGAAGATAAAGCAAGCACGGACTTGTTTGCCGAAAAATAA
- a CDS encoding endo-1,4-beta-xylanase: protein MLKVLRKPVFCGLALSLVLPLGAAGTANAEEASHSVSALDVKPIESRYEDSFEIGAAVEPYQLDGVQGEMLKRHYSSIVAENVMKPISIQPEEGQFNFEEADKIVQFAKENDMDLRFHNLVWHSQVPDWFFMDKKGNPMVDETDPKQREKNEKLLLKRLEKHIKTVVKRYKDEVDAWDVVNEVIDENASNDRGLRESPWYLITGTDYIKTAFETARKYAGEDAKLYINDFNTEVTPKRDYLYDLVKDLLEQGVPIDGVGHQAHIQLGWPSIENIRESINMFASLGLDNQITELDVSIYGWPPSGKYKSYEEIPDWVLEAQGERYNNLFELYEDLDDKISNVTFWGIADNHTWLDDRVSDVEGGPGKDAPFVFDPNYNVKPAYWEIID from the coding sequence ATGTTAAAAGTTCTACGAAAACCTGTTTTTTGTGGGTTAGCTTTATCCTTAGTTTTACCACTGGGAGCTGCCGGCACAGCTAATGCTGAAGAGGCAAGTCATTCAGTTAGTGCGCTAGACGTGAAACCTATTGAAAGTAGATACGAAGATTCATTTGAAATAGGAGCTGCAGTGGAGCCTTACCAACTAGATGGAGTTCAAGGGGAGATGCTGAAACGTCATTACAGTAGTATTGTTGCGGAAAATGTAATGAAGCCGATCTCTATTCAACCAGAAGAAGGTCAGTTTAACTTTGAAGAGGCAGATAAAATTGTCCAGTTTGCCAAAGAGAATGATATGGATTTACGTTTTCACAACCTAGTTTGGCATAGCCAAGTACCTGATTGGTTTTTCATGGACAAAAAAGGTAACCCAATGGTTGATGAAACAGATCCTAAACAACGCGAAAAAAATGAAAAACTTTTACTAAAACGCTTAGAAAAACATATTAAAACAGTGGTAAAGCGCTATAAAGATGAAGTAGATGCATGGGATGTTGTTAATGAAGTGATTGATGAAAATGCTTCTAATGACCGAGGCCTGCGAGAGTCTCCATGGTACCTAATCACCGGTACAGATTACATTAAGACAGCTTTTGAGACTGCTAGGAAGTACGCAGGAGAAGATGCGAAACTATACATCAATGATTTCAATACTGAGGTCACACCAAAGAGGGATTACTTGTATGATCTTGTTAAGGATCTATTAGAGCAAGGGGTTCCAATTGATGGTGTCGGTCATCAGGCACATATTCAACTAGGCTGGCCTTCGATTGAAAACATTAGAGAGTCTATAAATATGTTTGCTAGTCTTGGATTAGATAACCAAATTACCGAGCTAGATGTCAGTATTTATGGATGGCCGCCAAGTGGTAAATATAAGTCTTACGAAGAGATACCAGATTGGGTACTTGAGGCTCAAGGAGAGCGTTACAATAATCTGTTTGAACTGTATGAAGATTTAGACGATAAGATCAGTAACGTAACGTTCTGGGGTATTGCTGATAATCATACTTGGCTTGATGACCGAGTAAGTGACGTTGAGGGTGGACCAGGAAAGGATGCCCCTTTTGTATTTGATCCAAATTACAATGTAAAGCCTGCTTATTGGGAGATTATTGATTAA
- a CDS encoding PTS fructose transporter subunit IIABC produces MKVLAVTACPVGIAHTYMAAENLQKAGEEMGVDIKVETQGSIGVENELTARDIEEADGIIIASDKEVSKERFAGKKLIVVGVQEGIRQPGKLIQRILDGNVTVHKGDMPSADAIKKQKKEKENPIYRHLMNGVSYMIPFIVVGGLLIAISLALGGEPTDGGLAIPEDSFWKQIESLGAASFSFMVPILAGFIAVSIADRPGLAPGVIGGYIAANGSFYGSEAGAGFIGGIIAGFLAGYVVLGIKKIKVPKSVQPVMPIIFIPIFGTLIVGMLFIFVIGAPVAGIFEGLTQWLEGMQGTSSIVLALILGGMIAIDMGGPFNKVAFLFGAAMIAEGNYEIMGPIAVAICIPPLGMGLATFLNKKKYNQAERETGKASFTMGLFGITEGAIPFAAQDPVRVIPSIVVGSMAGSVVAMLSSVGDRVAHGGPIVAVLGAVDNVLMFFVAAAVGVVITAFMVNALKKDVAPASVSAGITTDSTSNGENKDLDNQPSEEKEEAVEITKLTDITTPELIDTDLTGSTRDEVIDELIQTLAAENILNSPEPFKEAILNREKESTTGLGMNIAIPHGKSSAVKKPAVVFGIKREGVDWDSMDGTDAKLIFMIAVPKEREGDDHLKILQMLSRRLMDERFREELLNVSTKEEAYKLLETIQ; encoded by the coding sequence ATGAAAGTACTAGCTGTCACTGCTTGTCCAGTCGGGATTGCCCATACCTATATGGCTGCTGAAAATCTCCAGAAAGCGGGCGAAGAGATGGGGGTCGATATCAAAGTCGAGACGCAAGGTTCTATTGGTGTGGAAAATGAATTGACAGCGAGGGACATCGAGGAAGCAGATGGGATCATCATTGCGAGTGACAAAGAAGTATCCAAAGAGCGTTTTGCCGGGAAAAAGCTGATCGTTGTCGGTGTTCAGGAAGGGATCCGTCAGCCTGGAAAATTAATACAGCGTATTTTGGACGGAAATGTAACCGTTCACAAAGGAGACATGCCGTCAGCTGATGCCATCAAGAAACAAAAGAAGGAAAAGGAAAACCCGATCTACCGTCACTTGATGAATGGGGTCTCTTACATGATTCCTTTTATTGTCGTAGGCGGACTACTGATCGCTATTTCCTTAGCTTTAGGGGGCGAACCAACGGATGGCGGCCTGGCCATTCCTGAAGACTCGTTCTGGAAACAAATTGAAAGTTTAGGTGCCGCCTCGTTTAGCTTCATGGTGCCCATTTTAGCTGGTTTTATAGCGGTCAGTATAGCCGATCGTCCAGGTTTAGCCCCGGGTGTTATCGGTGGTTATATTGCTGCAAATGGAAGTTTTTACGGAAGTGAAGCTGGCGCTGGATTCATCGGTGGGATTATTGCTGGGTTTCTAGCAGGGTATGTTGTGCTGGGAATTAAGAAAATCAAGGTACCTAAATCCGTGCAACCGGTTATGCCGATCATTTTCATTCCGATTTTTGGTACATTAATTGTCGGAATGCTGTTCATATTTGTGATTGGTGCACCTGTTGCAGGTATTTTCGAAGGATTGACCCAGTGGCTTGAAGGGATGCAAGGCACAAGTTCAATCGTACTTGCTCTTATTCTTGGCGGGATGATTGCCATCGATATGGGCGGACCTTTTAATAAAGTGGCCTTTCTATTCGGAGCGGCCATGATTGCGGAAGGAAACTATGAGATCATGGGACCGATCGCGGTTGCCATTTGTATTCCGCCACTTGGAATGGGACTGGCCACATTTTTGAATAAGAAAAAGTATAATCAAGCTGAACGTGAAACCGGAAAAGCGTCCTTCACGATGGGGTTATTCGGGATTACAGAGGGAGCGATTCCTTTTGCCGCCCAAGATCCTGTTCGCGTGATTCCGAGTATCGTTGTCGGCTCAATGGCCGGATCAGTTGTGGCAATGCTAAGTAGTGTAGGCGACCGTGTCGCCCACGGAGGGCCGATTGTTGCTGTCTTAGGAGCTGTCGATAACGTGCTCATGTTCTTCGTAGCAGCGGCAGTTGGTGTAGTGATAACGGCCTTCATGGTAAACGCTTTGAAAAAAGACGTTGCCCCAGCAAGCGTATCAGCAGGTATAACAACCGATTCTACTTCAAATGGTGAAAATAAAGACTTGGATAATCAACCATCTGAAGAAAAAGAAGAAGCAGTAGAGATCACGAAACTGACTGATATCACAACACCTGAACTCATCGATACCGATTTGACTGGATCGACCCGCGATGAAGTAATTGACGAATTGATTCAAACGTTGGCTGCCGAAAACATATTGAATTCACCAGAACCATTTAAAGAAGCCATTTTGAATCGTGAAAAGGAAAGCACTACAGGACTAGGCATGAATATCGCCATTCCACACGGCAAATCTTCAGCCGTCAAAAAGCCCGCTGTCGTTTTTGGCATCAAACGTGAAGGTGTCGATTGGGATAGTATGGACGGAACGGACGCGAAACTGATTTTCATGATTGCTGTTCCGAAAGAAAGAGAAGGAGACGATCATTTGAAGATTCTCCAAATGCTTTCAAGGCGGTTGATGGATGAGAGGTTTAGGGAAGAGTTGTTGAATGTTTCTACGAAAGAAGAAGCTTATAAGTTGCTGGAAACGATACAGTAG
- a CDS encoding BglG family transcription antiterminator: MNDRQKELVRTLILNSNEFSHVQDLSLSLDCSEKTVRNDLKVVEEFLSEYPSATLVRKPGAGVHLSIEAEEKSRLFDRLSQSKPKSQEDRLIEITYQLLVSGRPVTLNDLAEQYYMNKPTIKADLNQISRWLEKFELELISKQRLGHIVKGGELQKRNALARLPEIVSSTFTKSTEMLNLFPASEVNVVRKLLGDMQHHFSVISTEGDFESLLIHVLVMIKRTTQRSPITLEDSMGSSISETEEYGIATWFLNRLERMLRMSFPEDERKYFTRHLLSSKRNHYSSERTSNILVAKVVDQLIFQLENVTMIDFSNDRTLNDGLHTHLESTINRLHYGFTIHNPMLDEIKKMYPYMFSMVVLSLEKVEQAHDLIIPEDEAAYLVLHFQASIERLQKQRNKLKKVLIVCDLGVGMSHLLQAKLEQTYKGFDIIGCIGEWEIDDVLNQSSVDLIISTKPLQNIEVPIIVVSPLLEAEDKKRLDQSLKAMERGNSEEKGLGAIGRLLDEESIFLDVKLEHRFEVVEMLANGLVEKERVTEAFPHNALVRERSSATSIGGGVAIPHAHPEEVQRSTVALAILHKPLEWGSEQVSIVFLLAMTKEDKTMTKTLIQTISNISRRPDLIQKLIRAQEVASVCRLLH; the protein is encoded by the coding sequence ATGAATGACAGGCAAAAAGAACTAGTACGTACGTTGATCCTGAACTCAAACGAATTTAGCCATGTGCAAGATTTATCCTTATCTCTCGATTGTTCAGAAAAAACGGTGCGTAATGACTTGAAGGTCGTGGAAGAGTTTTTGAGTGAATATCCCAGTGCTACACTTGTCCGTAAACCAGGTGCCGGTGTACATCTGTCCATCGAAGCGGAAGAAAAGTCCCGCTTGTTCGATCGGCTCTCGCAATCTAAACCGAAGTCTCAAGAGGATCGTCTGATTGAAATTACGTATCAGTTACTGGTCAGTGGTCGTCCTGTGACATTGAATGATCTGGCTGAGCAGTATTATATGAATAAACCTACGATTAAAGCCGATTTGAACCAGATTTCACGGTGGCTTGAGAAGTTTGAACTTGAGTTGATTTCTAAACAGCGTCTTGGCCATATCGTTAAAGGCGGAGAATTGCAGAAGCGCAATGCGTTAGCTCGTCTTCCGGAAATTGTCTCCTCTACTTTTACAAAAAGTACGGAGATGTTGAATCTATTCCCTGCGAGCGAAGTGAATGTCGTGCGTAAGCTGCTTGGTGACATGCAGCATCATTTTTCCGTTATTTCTACGGAGGGTGATTTTGAGAGCCTGCTTATTCATGTACTCGTGATGATTAAACGGACGACACAGCGATCTCCGATTACGCTTGAAGACTCGATGGGCTCGTCGATTTCTGAAACGGAGGAGTACGGGATTGCAACTTGGTTCTTGAACCGGTTAGAACGGATGCTTCGGATGTCCTTTCCAGAAGATGAACGAAAATACTTCACGAGACACCTTCTCAGTAGTAAGAGAAACCACTATTCATCCGAAAGAACTTCCAATATTCTAGTAGCTAAAGTTGTCGATCAACTGATTTTTCAATTAGAGAATGTTACGATGATTGATTTTTCGAATGACCGAACCTTGAATGACGGTCTCCATACTCACCTGGAATCGACCATCAATCGCCTTCATTATGGCTTCACGATTCATAATCCGATGTTAGATGAAATTAAGAAAATGTACCCGTATATGTTCAGTATGGTAGTTCTCTCTCTTGAGAAAGTCGAGCAAGCACACGACCTAATCATTCCGGAAGACGAGGCGGCTTATCTGGTCCTGCATTTTCAAGCCTCCATCGAACGGTTACAAAAACAACGAAATAAATTGAAGAAGGTGCTGATCGTTTGTGATTTGGGTGTTGGCATGTCTCATTTGCTGCAAGCGAAATTAGAACAAACGTATAAAGGATTCGATATCATTGGTTGTATAGGGGAATGGGAAATCGATGACGTATTGAATCAGTCATCCGTCGATCTCATCATCTCTACAAAACCACTACAAAACATCGAAGTCCCCATCATCGTTGTTTCGCCCCTTTTGGAAGCAGAAGACAAAAAACGATTGGATCAGTCCTTGAAAGCTATGGAACGAGGGAATAGTGAGGAAAAAGGGTTGGGTGCAATCGGACGCTTACTAGATGAAGAGTCCATCTTCCTTGATGTCAAACTTGAACATCGGTTTGAAGTCGTTGAAATGCTGGCAAATGGTCTAGTAGAGAAGGAAAGGGTCACGGAGGCCTTTCCACATAACGCCTTAGTACGAGAGCGCTCGTCTGCTACTTCCATTGGAGGTGGAGTCGCCATCCCCCATGCCCACCCCGAAGAAGTTCAACGTTCAACTGTCGCTCTGGCCATCCTTCACAAACCATTAGAATGGGGGAGTGAGCAAGTTTCGATTGTGTTCCTTTTGGCCATGACGAAGGAAGATAAAACGATGACAAAAACGCTTATTCAAACGATATCAAACATCAGTAGGAGACCTGACCTAATCCAAAAGTTAATAAGGGCACAAGAGGTTGCATCTGTATGCCGACTGTTACATTAA
- a CDS encoding nucleotidyltransferase substrate binding protein: MDRLQQRLSSAEKALHSFHQLVTIEYPNEVERDAAIQRFEFTFEACWKAGKQSCMI; the protein is encoded by the coding sequence ATGGATAGGCTGCAACAACGATTAAGTTCAGCAGAGAAGGCTTTACATTCATTCCATCAACTTGTAACGATTGAATACCCGAATGAGGTAGAACGTGATGCTGCCATACAACGGTTTGAATTTACATTTGAAGCTTGTTGGAAAGCGGGGAAACAATCTTGTATGATATAG